The following proteins are encoded in a genomic region of Anabas testudineus chromosome 13, fAnaTes1.2, whole genome shotgun sequence:
- the gkup gene encoding glucuronokinase with putative uridyl pyrophosphorylase, with protein sequence MICILLVAGHGTVMETQIKKDDTGLYSHLTGVPKALLPGIRGKKILDFWWETVKMRQLFTDVYLVTNADKYKHYERWATANDFPVENVINDGSTTLEDRLGAVADLQLAIHSRKLQDDIVVIAGDMLCADQNFDIAQVIRFFRSKPGELIIYYELEESEKSSSRGIVEVCPDTHRIHRFLEKPQEGLTDSRLASVVFYCIQRDTLSYLSDFLRLPSSAQAKDRTFGQFWEWLINEKQRNVFGMKLPTGFQLIGQVGLSDYTKWLTHYSTKRQDSPAKPITCRSYARVGLMGNPSDGFNGKTIAMTISNFWAEVTLVESQRLVLLPHPLNDPTEFGSLQDLFCISMKEGYLGGLRLLQATCKKFYQFCSKQGIALTKQNFTLKYDTNIPRQVGLAGSSAIVSATLKCLMKFYNITDYDLPKPVRANFILNVETDELFITAGLQDRVVQVYEGLVYMDFSKKLMKEQGYGDYVSMDTSDLPPFWLAYLSDPSDSGRIHSNIRQRWLNEEPVVVEAMKTFAELTDQARTAFQKKDWSHLAQLMDQNFDLRRSVYTDECLGSGNLKMVELARQFGSAVKLPGSGGAVVGLCLDQARLVEMRQAFQEAGCVFCVIVPYNPSASTVGGQL encoded by the exons ATGATTTGTATATTATTAGTGGCCGGTCATGGAACCGTAATGGAGACACAGATTAAG AAAGATGACACAGGCTTATACAGCCACCTGACTGGGGTACCAAAGGCCTTGCTTCCTGGCATTCGAGGAAAGAAGATCCTTGACTTTTGGTGGGAAACTGTTAAGAT GCGGCAGTTGTTCACAGATGTGTATCTGGTCACTAATGCAGACAA GTACAAGCATTATGAGCGCTGGGCCACAGCTAATGACTTTCCAGTGGAAAACGTGATAAATGACGGCAGTACTACGCTGGAAGATCGCCTCGGTGCTGTGGCTGACCTCCAGCTGGCCATTCACAGCCGCAAGTTGCAGGACGACATTGTGGTG ATAGCAGGAGACATGCTGTGTGCAGACCAGAACTTTGATATCGCTCAAGTTATCCGCTTCTTCAGGTCAAAG cctgGAGAGCTAATAATTTACTACGAGCtggaagaaagtgagaaaagcaGCTCCAGGGGTATCGTGGAGGTCTGTCCTGATACCCATAG GATACATCGATTTTTGGAGAAACCCCAGGAAGGGCTGACAGACTCCCGACTGGCCAGTGTCGTGTTTTACTGCATCCAGAGAGACACACTGTCCTACCTGTCAGACTTCCTCCGCCTTCCAAGCTCGGCACAAGCCAAAGACAGGACGTTCGGGCAATTCTGG GAGTGGCTCATCAATGAGAAGCAACGTAATGTGTTTGGGATGAAGCTTCCTACTGGCTTCCAGCTCATTGGACAAGTG GGCCTGTCAGACTACACTAAGTGGCTCACCCACTACTCTACAAAACGTCAGGACAGTCCTGCTAAACCAATCACATGCAGGTCCTATGCCAG GGTTGGATTAATGGGGAATCCCTCAGACGGCTTCAATGGAAAAACCATCGCCATGACCATCTCTAATTTCTGGGCCGAGGTCACTCTAGTGGAGAGTCAGAGATTG GTGTTACTGCCTCATCCACTCAATGATCCCACAGAATTTGGAAGCTTGCAGGATCTGTTCTGTATCAGCATGAAGGAAGG GTACCTGGGAGGTCTCCGTCTCCTGCAGGCTACCTGTAAGAAGTTCTACCAGTTCTGCTCCAAGCAAGG TATTGCTTTGACAAAGCAGAACTTCACCCTGAAGTACGACACCAACATTCCCCGGCAAGTG GGCCTCGCTGGGAGCAG TGCCATTGTCTCAGCTACACTGAAGTGTCTTATGAAGTTCTACAACATCACAGATTAT GATCTTCCAAAACCAGTCCGTGCCAACTTCATCCTCAATGTGGAGACTGATGAGCTTTTCATTACTGCTGGTTTGCAGGACAGAGTAGTTCAG GTCTATGAAGGTTTAGTCTACATGGACTTCAGCAAGAAGCTCATGAAGGAGCAGGGTTATG GCGATTATGTTTCTATGGACACAAGTGACCTCCCACCATTCTGGCTGGCCTACCTTAGCGACCCCAGTGACTCTGGACGCATCCACAGCAACATCAGACAGCGCTGGCTCAATG AAGAGCCTGTGGTCGTTGAGGCGATGAAAACTTTTGCAGAGCTCACTGATCAAGCGAG AACGGCTTTTCAGAAGAAAGACTGGAGCCACCTGGCACAGCTGATGGACCAGAACTTTGACCTGAGGAG GTCTGTCTACACTGATGAGTGTCTGGGTTCTGGGAATCTCAAGATGGTTGAGCTGGCGAGGCAG TTTGGCTCAGCAGTGAAGTTGCCAGGCAGCGGGGGGGCTGTGGTGGGTCTGTGTCTGGACCAAGCTAGACTG GTGGAGATGAGGCAAGCCTTCCAGGAGGCAGGCTGCGTCTTCTGTGTCATCGTGCCATACAACCCATCTGCCAGCACTGTCGGTGGCCAACTCTAA
- the usf1 gene encoding upstream stimulatory factor 1 isoform X3, producing MKGQQKSPEPDGSVTVSEEGSVATAEDPAAIATIQSAATFTDQPIKYLFKTEGAGGQVTYRVIQVSDGQLEAQTDGAAAVSLVAGFPATTQTVTQAVFSQPEGLDGDGSTETQYTYYPATIADATTGTMVTTVQASDTLLGQTTPTGQLYVMMSPQEVLTASNQRTIAPRTQPYIAKQEAPRASRDEKRRAQHNEVERRRRDKINNWIVQLSKAIPDCNVDYTKTGQSKGGILSKACEYIKELRQGNMKLGEDINSLDRLRIDNQLLRQEVEDWKSKNQILRNLLRQHGIVGSSSTDPQ from the exons ATGAAGGG CCAACAGAAAAGCCCTGAACCAGATGGGAGTGTAACCGTCAGCGAGGAAG GGTCTGTAGCCACTGCAGAGGATCCAGCAGCTATTGCCACCATCCAGTCTGCTGCCACTTTCACTGACCAACCCATCAAATATCTCTTCAAGACAGAAGGAGCAGGCGGGCAG GTGACCTACAGAGTGATTCAGGTATCAGATGGCCAGTTGGAGGCTCAAAcagatggagctgcagcagtaaGCCTGGTTGCTGGTTTTCCTGCAACCACTCAGACGGTCACACAG GCTGTGTTCTCCCAGCCAGAGGGGTTGGATGGCGATGGCAGCACTGAGACACAGTACACATACTACCCCGCCACAATTGCAGATGCCACAACTGGCACCATGGTGACAACAGTGCAGGCCTCTGACACACTGCTGGGCCAAACCACTCCCACAG GGCAGCTCTATGTCATGATGTCACCCCAGGAGGTTTTGACGGCATCCAATCAAAGGACAATCGCACCTCGCACTCAGCCATACATAGC AAAGCAAGAGGCTCCACGGGCGTCCCGAGATGAGAAACGGCGAGCTCAGCATAACGAAG ttgAGCGCCGACGCAGGGACAAGATCAACAACTGGATTGTGCAGCTGTCAAAGGCCATCCCAGACTGCAATGTTGACTACACCAAGACCGGACAG AGTAAAGGAGGAATTTTGTCCAAAGCCTGTGAATACATCAAGGAGCTCAGACAGGGCAACATGAAACTGGGAGAAGATATCAACTCTCTTGATCGTCTCAGGATCGACAACCAGCTACTCAGACAGGAG GTGGAAGACTGGAAGTCCAAGAACCAGATCCTGAGGAACCTGCTCAGACAACATGGAATTGTGGGATCATCGAGCACAGACCCCCAGTGA
- the usf1 gene encoding upstream stimulatory factor 1 isoform X2 → MKGQQKSPEPDGSVTVSEEVVCGFLPSGSVATAEDPAAIATIQSAATFTDQPIKYLFKTEGAGGQVTYRVIQVSDGQLEAQTDGAAAVSLVAGFPATTQTVTQPEGLDGDGSTETQYTYYPATIADATTGTMVTTVQASDTLLGQTTPTGQLYVMMSPQEVLTASNQRTIAPRTQPYIAKQEAPRASRDEKRRAQHNEVERRRRDKINNWIVQLSKAIPDCNVDYTKTGQSKGGILSKACEYIKELRQGNMKLGEDINSLDRLRIDNQLLRQEVEDWKSKNQILRNLLRQHGIVGSSSTDPQ, encoded by the exons ATGAAGGG CCAACAGAAAAGCCCTGAACCAGATGGGAGTGTAACCGTCAGCGAGGAAG TTGTATGTGGCTTTCTGCCATCAGGGTCTGTAGCCACTGCAGAGGATCCAGCAGCTATTGCCACCATCCAGTCTGCTGCCACTTTCACTGACCAACCCATCAAATATCTCTTCAAGACAGAAGGAGCAGGCGGGCAG GTGACCTACAGAGTGATTCAGGTATCAGATGGCCAGTTGGAGGCTCAAAcagatggagctgcagcagtaaGCCTGGTTGCTGGTTTTCCTGCAACCACTCAGACGGTCACACAG CCAGAGGGGTTGGATGGCGATGGCAGCACTGAGACACAGTACACATACTACCCCGCCACAATTGCAGATGCCACAACTGGCACCATGGTGACAACAGTGCAGGCCTCTGACACACTGCTGGGCCAAACCACTCCCACAG GGCAGCTCTATGTCATGATGTCACCCCAGGAGGTTTTGACGGCATCCAATCAAAGGACAATCGCACCTCGCACTCAGCCATACATAGC AAAGCAAGAGGCTCCACGGGCGTCCCGAGATGAGAAACGGCGAGCTCAGCATAACGAAG ttgAGCGCCGACGCAGGGACAAGATCAACAACTGGATTGTGCAGCTGTCAAAGGCCATCCCAGACTGCAATGTTGACTACACCAAGACCGGACAG AGTAAAGGAGGAATTTTGTCCAAAGCCTGTGAATACATCAAGGAGCTCAGACAGGGCAACATGAAACTGGGAGAAGATATCAACTCTCTTGATCGTCTCAGGATCGACAACCAGCTACTCAGACAGGAG GTGGAAGACTGGAAGTCCAAGAACCAGATCCTGAGGAACCTGCTCAGACAACATGGAATTGTGGGATCATCGAGCACAGACCCCCAGTGA
- the usf1 gene encoding upstream stimulatory factor 1 isoform X1 — protein MKGQQKSPEPDGSVTVSEEVVCGFLPSGSVATAEDPAAIATIQSAATFTDQPIKYLFKTEGAGGQVTYRVIQVSDGQLEAQTDGAAAVSLVAGFPATTQTVTQAVFSQPEGLDGDGSTETQYTYYPATIADATTGTMVTTVQASDTLLGQTTPTGQLYVMMSPQEVLTASNQRTIAPRTQPYIAKQEAPRASRDEKRRAQHNEVERRRRDKINNWIVQLSKAIPDCNVDYTKTGQSKGGILSKACEYIKELRQGNMKLGEDINSLDRLRIDNQLLRQEVEDWKSKNQILRNLLRQHGIVGSSSTDPQ, from the exons ATGAAGGG CCAACAGAAAAGCCCTGAACCAGATGGGAGTGTAACCGTCAGCGAGGAAG TTGTATGTGGCTTTCTGCCATCAGGGTCTGTAGCCACTGCAGAGGATCCAGCAGCTATTGCCACCATCCAGTCTGCTGCCACTTTCACTGACCAACCCATCAAATATCTCTTCAAGACAGAAGGAGCAGGCGGGCAG GTGACCTACAGAGTGATTCAGGTATCAGATGGCCAGTTGGAGGCTCAAAcagatggagctgcagcagtaaGCCTGGTTGCTGGTTTTCCTGCAACCACTCAGACGGTCACACAG GCTGTGTTCTCCCAGCCAGAGGGGTTGGATGGCGATGGCAGCACTGAGACACAGTACACATACTACCCCGCCACAATTGCAGATGCCACAACTGGCACCATGGTGACAACAGTGCAGGCCTCTGACACACTGCTGGGCCAAACCACTCCCACAG GGCAGCTCTATGTCATGATGTCACCCCAGGAGGTTTTGACGGCATCCAATCAAAGGACAATCGCACCTCGCACTCAGCCATACATAGC AAAGCAAGAGGCTCCACGGGCGTCCCGAGATGAGAAACGGCGAGCTCAGCATAACGAAG ttgAGCGCCGACGCAGGGACAAGATCAACAACTGGATTGTGCAGCTGTCAAAGGCCATCCCAGACTGCAATGTTGACTACACCAAGACCGGACAG AGTAAAGGAGGAATTTTGTCCAAAGCCTGTGAATACATCAAGGAGCTCAGACAGGGCAACATGAAACTGGGAGAAGATATCAACTCTCTTGATCGTCTCAGGATCGACAACCAGCTACTCAGACAGGAG GTGGAAGACTGGAAGTCCAAGAACCAGATCCTGAGGAACCTGCTCAGACAACATGGAATTGTGGGATCATCGAGCACAGACCCCCAGTGA